TCTGCGGTAAAAAAGCGATACCAACGTGTTTCTTTTGTTTGAATAGCACTTTCAAGTTTGCTTTCACTAAATTTCTTATTTCCAATAAAAAAGATCTTGCGCACAACGGTAGCAAGGCCTTCTTTTACGTCAAACACGACATCAACTCGATTTTGTTCACGCTTGATGATTTGTGGCGTCACCACCGCCGCAAAATGTCCTTTTAAACGATATAAATCTTGGATTCGTTGTGTATCATTTCGGAGGCGTGTAAGAGTATAAACTTGGCGGGGGCGAAGTTGTAATTCACCTTTAAGGATCTCATCAGAAAGTTTGTCGTTTCCTTCAATAACAACCTGATTTACAATGGGATTTTCTTTAACATGAATGATTAAAGAAGATCCTTTGCTCTCGAGGCGCGCATCCGCAAAAAGGCCCGACGCGAATAAGTTTTTAAGGGCTTGATCGATTTCTTCTTGGCTATGCATTTTGCCGGGGATTAGATCAATCTGTGCCAAGATAGTTTCTTTTTCAATACGTTGATTTCCCTGAATCTGAATGTTTTGAATAAGAGTTGAAGCAAAGGAAATTTTTCCTTCACTCATCATTAAAAAAACGAAGACAAAAAAGAAACGAATACGACTATTCACAATCACAAAACCCCTCATACAACTCTTAAGTGTTTATCCAAATATATTCTTTAAAAATTCCAATGCCTTTAAGCGAGAAAGATCATTCCAAGTTGAAAATAAAACAAGGAAAATAACAAAAGTAAACCCAATTCGATAGGCAATTTCTTGGGCTTTCTCACTGACGGGCTTTCCTCGAATCGCTTCAATAAAATAAAAAAGAAGGTGTCCCCCGTCAAACATCGGGATGGGAAGAAGATTTAAAAAGCCCAAATTAAGGGACAAAAAGATACAAAACCATAAAACATCGGTAAATTCTTTTTGCATAATTTCACCGGTCATGGTGGCAATCCCAATGGGTCCGCTTAACCCTTCGGTTGATTTTTTACCCGTCAGGATATGACCTACTGAAATAAGGGCTTGCCACGTAAAACTAAGACAATCCCCTAAAGCATAAAACGGGGCAGAATAGAAAGGATGTTTTACATCAATTGTGCCATGAGTGACGCCAAGGCGTCCCACGGATAGGCTTTCTTCTTTGGCTTCTTGCGGGATGACTTTAAGAGTTAAAGGTTGATTTTCTCGACTCACGATAAAGGTTAATTCTTTCCCAGGATTCTCGCGAACAAGTAAATACATGTCATTAAAAGAGGCAATGGGATGCTCATTAATCTGCTGAACTACATCGTCACTTTTAAGGCCCGCTAGAGCGGCAGCACTTTCGGGCATAACTTGGCCAATTTTCGCTATTTCTGTCGGGATTCTTTGTCCCACAAAAATATATAATCCTGTCATCAAAATAAGAGAAAAGAGATAGTTTGCGAGCGGTCCTGCGGCAGAAACACTAATTCTTTGCCAAACAGATTTATGAAAGAGAGATTGTTGCTTTTCTTCTTCAGTCATCTGGGCAATATGGTTTTGATCAGGTTGACTTGCGGCATTAAGGTCCGAAAACATGCGGACATATCCCCCTAAAGGAAGCCAACTAATTTTCCAGCGGGTACCTTTTGCATCATTCCATCCAAAAATCTCACGGCCAAATCCGATAGAGAAAACTTCGACTTTTACGCCATTTTTACGGGCCGCCCAAAAATGTCCAAGCTCATGAACAAAGACAAGAAGCGACAAAATAACTAAAAATGGAATGACCACCTGGACGATCGTTTGAAGGATATGCATACAAAACACCTTATCATAAATTATCGCGAGTTTAGAAAGGCTCACGCAAGAAGGCAAGAGAGATATTTAAAAAAATGAACTTTACGGGCTAAAAGAGTAATAAAAAATTAAAGAAATTCCTTTTTAATAAGCATTATGACATGCCATGAAAAGGAATCTTACGAAATGTTAAAAGGAAAGGTTGCCGTTATTACGGGGTCAACAAGTGGAATTGGCCTTAGTATTGCGACGAAGTTTGCGGAAGCAGGGGCCTCAATCATGCTGAATGGGTTTGGAGAACCTGAGATGATTACAAAGCTCTGCGCTACTTTAGAGAAAACCTACAACGTCCAGGTTGGATATATGGGGGTGGATTTATCAAAACCCTCAGGTCCTCAAGAATTAATTTCCGAAACTCAGAAAATTTTTGGTCGCCTTGATATTTTAGTCAATAATGCCGGTATTCAACATGTGGCAGCTGTGGAAGATTTTCCTACTGAGAAATGGGAAAAGATCCTCTCCCTTAA
This genomic window from Candidatus Paracaedimonas acanthamoebae contains:
- the rseP gene encoding RIP metalloprotease RseP, encoding MHILQTIVQVVIPFLVILSLLVFVHELGHFWAARKNGVKVEVFSIGFGREIFGWNDAKGTRWKISWLPLGGYVRMFSDLNAASQPDQNHIAQMTEEEKQQSLFHKSVWQRISVSAAGPLANYLFSLILMTGLYIFVGQRIPTEIAKIGQVMPESAAALAGLKSDDVVQQINEHPIASFNDMYLLVRENPGKELTFIVSRENQPLTLKVIPQEAKEESLSVGRLGVTHGTIDVKHPFYSAPFYALGDCLSFTWQALISVGHILTGKKSTEGLSGPIGIATMTGEIMQKEFTDVLWFCIFLSLNLGFLNLLPIPMFDGGHLLFYFIEAIRGKPVSEKAQEIAYRIGFTFVIFLVLFSTWNDLSRLKALEFLKNIFG